A portion of the Rissa tridactyla isolate bRisTri1 chromosome 19, bRisTri1.patW.cur.20221130, whole genome shotgun sequence genome contains these proteins:
- the LOC128919338 gene encoding gametocyte-specific factor 1-like: protein MELEDDFDDLDPERLIQCPYNKHHRIRAGRFPYHLVKCRKSYPEVAKELATCPFNARHLVRQADLSDHIMKCNDKGILEQDIVNQSCGFQREQMNAVSTWQAPPCEEDWESESSEQSHSPFIWGMTNSGVNSSSTTCEQKNCLPSRVRAPGSFPYTVSWKDCKYYACGFGTVTSVAGGSC from the exons ATGATTTGGATCCAGAGAGGTTAATACAATGTCCGTATAATAAGCACCATCGAATCAGAGCCGGGCGCTTTCCCTATCACCTTGTAAAGTGTAGGAAG AGCTACCCTGAAGTTGCAAAGGAATTGGCCACGTGCCCCTTCAACGCTCGCCATCTAGTTCGTCAAGCTGACCTCAGCGATCACATAATGAAGTGCAACGACAAAGGGATCCTTGAGCAAGATATAG TGAATCAGTCCTGTGGCTTCCAGAGAGAGCAGATGAATGCTGTGAGCACATGGCAGGCACCTCCGTGCGAGGAAGACTGGGAATCAG AGTCGTCGGAGCAGTCACATTCTCCTTTTATTTGGGGCATGACCAATTCTGGCGTAAACAG TTCCAGTACCACCTGTGAACAAAAGAATTGCTTGCCTTCGAGAGTACGTGCCCCTGGGTCCTTCCCGTACACCGTATCATGGAAAGACTGTAAGTACTATGCCTGTGGTTTTGGCACTGTGACTTCTGTAGCTGGTGGCAGCTGCTGA